Proteins co-encoded in one Acidobacteriota bacterium genomic window:
- a CDS encoding 3-oxoacyl-ACP reductase FabG codes for MSENVSPISLPNNLFAGKTAIVTGASRGVGRATALRLAEAGANVVVNYLSNDAEAFETVEMCKNKGVGAISVKADVSEFTGAQEIAKQTLERFGRIDLLVCNAGVWDGAPIEEMSEELWNKVINTNLKSAWAMTKACVPAMKKQASAAIVMVSSTAGQRGEANYSNYAASKGGQISFTKALASELCPKIRVNAVAPGWIETAMVREVFNDEDYKQSVLKAIPLQRMAATDDIAVAICFLLSDWSRHITGEILNINGGSVLCG; via the coding sequence ATGAGCGAAAACGTGTCGCCGATCAGCCTTCCAAATAATCTTTTTGCCGGTAAAACGGCGATCGTTACCGGTGCTTCGCGCGGCGTTGGGCGGGCGACGGCGTTGCGGCTGGCTGAGGCCGGGGCGAATGTTGTGGTCAACTATCTGAGCAACGACGCCGAGGCTTTTGAGACGGTCGAGATGTGCAAGAACAAAGGCGTCGGAGCGATCTCGGTCAAGGCGGACGTTTCGGAATTTACGGGTGCTCAGGAGATCGCGAAGCAGACTTTGGAACGGTTTGGCCGCATCGATCTGCTCGTCTGCAACGCCGGTGTTTGGGACGGAGCTCCGATCGAGGAAATGTCTGAGGAGCTTTGGAATAAGGTCATCAACACCAATCTGAAATCGGCGTGGGCGATGACGAAAGCGTGTGTTCCGGCCATGAAAAAGCAGGCTTCGGCGGCGATCGTTATGGTCTCTTCGACCGCAGGGCAGCGAGGTGAGGCGAATTATTCGAATTACGCTGCATCGAAGGGCGGGCAGATCTCGTTCACCAAGGCTCTGGCCAGCGAACTTTGTCCGAAGATCCGCGTCAATGCGGTCGCTCCTGGTTGGATCGAGACGGCTATGGTCCGCGAGGTTTTTAACGATGAAGACTACAAACAAAGCGTGCTGAAAGCCATTCCATTGCAGAGAATGGCAGCAACCGACGATATCGCGGTGGCGATCTGTTTTCTTTTGTCCGATTGGTCACGGCATATCACGGGCGAGATATTGAATATCAACGGCGGTTCTGTTTTGTGCGGATGA
- a CDS encoding PLP-dependent transferase: MTKRSIETEFVHAGERRPLPQGLPNATPIYASSTYSYESMEEAERVFTGDLKDYIYTRYGNPTVDAFQEAICVLESGAVARAYASGMAALHAALLASDLTNGSVVLASRDLYGASFDLLYKVFGAFGVKTQLADFSDLVELKRKVEELKPRVLLAETISNPLLKVLDIAAVADLAHSVGARLIVDSTFATPYLARPLEFGADLVVHSATKYLGGNADAMGGVVIARDIADEPALTSAMKLVGGILSVWEAHSISRGLKTLALRLEKQCSNAEFLAEALSNHKSIKKVFYPKFSTGGVAEQVLTQPHNGALLSIVLADDTRDAAWAFMNSLELVVRATTLGDVFTTVSHAASSSHRELPEKRREALGITEGLVRISVGIEKAEDILADIEQALGKAKGKSKKAKNA, translated from the coding sequence ATGACGAAACGATCGATCGAAACAGAATTTGTACACGCCGGCGAACGCCGCCCGCTTCCACAGGGGCTGCCGAACGCCACGCCGATATACGCCAGTTCGACTTATAGCTACGAGTCGATGGAGGAGGCTGAGCGCGTTTTCACAGGTGATCTAAAAGATTACATCTACACGCGCTACGGCAATCCGACGGTGGATGCGTTTCAGGAGGCCATCTGTGTGCTGGAATCAGGAGCGGTCGCCCGAGCCTACGCGTCGGGAATGGCAGCTTTGCATGCGGCATTGCTCGCCAGCGATCTGACGAATGGTTCTGTCGTGCTCGCTTCGCGGGATCTGTACGGAGCGAGTTTTGATCTGCTTTACAAGGTTTTCGGGGCATTTGGAGTGAAAACGCAGCTTGCGGATTTCTCAGATCTCGTCGAACTCAAACGGAAGGTCGAAGAGCTGAAACCGCGCGTTTTACTTGCCGAGACGATCTCAAATCCACTGCTGAAAGTGCTCGATATCGCTGCCGTTGCCGACCTCGCTCATTCGGTCGGGGCAAGATTGATCGTAGACAGCACATTCGCCACGCCATATCTCGCAAGGCCGCTAGAATTTGGTGCTGATCTAGTAGTTCACAGCGCCACAAAATACCTCGGCGGCAACGCCGACGCAATGGGGGGCGTTGTCATCGCCCGAGACATCGCAGACGAACCAGCCCTAACGAGTGCGATGAAACTGGTTGGCGGGATCCTGAGCGTCTGGGAAGCTCATTCGATCTCACGCGGGTTGAAAACACTGGCATTGAGGCTCGAGAAGCAATGTTCGAACGCCGAGTTTCTGGCCGAAGCACTTTCAAATCACAAGAGCATCAAGAAAGTCTTTTATCCAAAATTCTCAACCGGCGGCGTCGCGGAACAAGTCCTTACGCAGCCGCACAACGGAGCTTTGCTGTCGATCGTGCTGGCTGATGACACACGCGACGCGGCGTGGGCGTTCATGAATTCGCTCGAACTGGTCGTGAGGGCGACGACGCTCGGCGATGTTTTTACAACTGTTTCGCATGCGGCATCCTCATCACATCGCGAATTGCCTGAGAAACGGCGTGAGGCCCTCGGGATAACGGAAGGTTTGGTTCGAATTTCTGTCGGCATCGAGAAGGCGGAAGATATCCTCGCGGACATCGAGCAGGCACTAGGGAAGGCAAAAGGGAAAAGTAAAAAGGCAAAAAATGCTTGA
- a CDS encoding M67 family metallopeptidase, with amino-acid sequence MLELQKGHLEAIKAHAEADYPHECGGLLLGHLDAENDKTVVETLPMENTAEVETRHDRVLIDPRALMLADRKAREKGLDVIGYYHSHPDDEAVPSQFDLDHALPVWSYIIVSVRDKKAVDWNSWEMENDRSKFKKEVVEIIEEVPE; translated from the coding sequence ATGCTTGAGTTGCAAAAGGGACATTTAGAGGCGATCAAGGCGCACGCTGAAGCCGATTATCCGCACGAATGCGGCGGGCTGCTGCTCGGGCACCTTGATGCAGAAAACGACAAGACGGTCGTCGAAACGCTGCCGATGGAAAACACGGCGGAGGTAGAAACGCGGCATGACCGCGTGCTGATCGATCCTCGGGCTTTGATGCTCGCCGACCGGAAAGCTCGCGAAAAGGGTCTGGATGTGATCGGCTATTACCATTCGCATCCGGACGACGAAGCGGTTCCGTCACAGTTCGATCTCGATCACGCTCTGCCGGTTTGGTCATACATTATCGTCTCGGTTAGGGACAAAAAAGCGGTCGATTGGAACTCGTGGGAGATGGAAAACGACCGGTCTAAATTTAAAAAGGAAGTCGTGGAAATTATTGAAGAGGTGCCGGAATAG
- the moeB gene encoding molybdopterin-synthase adenylyltransferase MoeB, with the protein MAITILIPTPLRQFTGGKSEVAVEAANVNEALNALTFEFTGLRKHLFTEQDSLRNFINLYIGDEDIRYLDGPETKLAEGETLTIVPSIAGGNSAAARSTGELPTLSTEEYQRYSRHLILPEVGLEGQRKIKNARVLTIGTGGLGSPLGLYLAAAGVGTLGVVDFDVVDQSNLQRQIIHGTKDVGRPKIESAKERLLDVNPNVNVEAYEMALTSENALELFKDYDVVVDGTDNFQTRYLVNDAAVLTGKPNVYGSIFRFEGQASVFWAEKGACYRCLYPEPPPPGLVPSCAEGGVLGVLPGIVGTIQANEVLKVILGAEGILLNRLLLFDAWTMKFRELKLRKNPNCELCGDNPTITELVDYDAFCGLNNPIEEELPYEEITATELDRWIKAQAELQIIDVREPHEFEFASIPGAQLIPLGQIVNRICEIPKGKTTVVQCKGGVRSAKAIGYLQDAGFEGRLVNLRGGITAWSNHVDPTVPKY; encoded by the coding sequence ATGGCAATTACAATTTTAATACCAACGCCGCTCAGACAATTTACCGGCGGAAAATCAGAGGTCGCGGTGGAAGCCGCTAACGTTAACGAGGCACTAAATGCACTCACGTTTGAGTTTACAGGCTTGCGAAAGCATCTTTTTACCGAGCAGGACAGCTTGCGAAATTTTATCAATCTGTATATCGGCGATGAAGATATCCGCTATCTTGACGGACCGGAAACAAAGCTAGCGGAAGGCGAAACGCTGACGATCGTGCCGTCGATCGCTGGTGGTAATTCGGCAGCGGCTCGGTCGACGGGAGAATTGCCAACGCTCTCGACCGAAGAATATCAACGCTATTCCCGCCATCTGATCCTGCCCGAGGTTGGTCTCGAAGGGCAGCGAAAGATCAAGAATGCTCGAGTTTTGACGATAGGAACCGGCGGTTTGGGCTCACCGCTTGGTTTATATCTAGCAGCGGCCGGTGTTGGAACGCTCGGCGTCGTAGATTTTGATGTCGTCGATCAATCAAACCTCCAGCGGCAGATCATTCACGGTACGAAAGATGTTGGCCGGCCAAAGATCGAATCGGCGAAAGAACGCCTTTTGGACGTCAATCCGAACGTAAACGTCGAAGCCTATGAGATGGCGTTGACGAGCGAGAACGCGTTGGAGTTATTCAAGGATTACGACGTGGTCGTTGATGGCACGGACAATTTCCAGACGCGTTATTTAGTAAATGACGCCGCGGTTCTGACCGGAAAGCCGAATGTTTATGGCTCGATCTTCAGATTTGAGGGGCAGGCGAGCGTTTTCTGGGCCGAGAAAGGTGCTTGTTATCGCTGTCTGTATCCCGAACCGCCGCCGCCGGGATTAGTTCCATCCTGTGCCGAGGGCGGAGTACTCGGTGTTTTGCCCGGAATCGTTGGAACGATCCAGGCGAATGAGGTTTTGAAAGTGATCCTCGGAGCCGAAGGGATCTTGCTCAATCGTCTTCTCCTTTTCGATGCCTGGACGATGAAATTCCGCGAGCTGAAACTTCGCAAGAATCCAAACTGCGAACTCTGCGGCGACAATCCAACGATCACAGAGCTCGTCGATTACGACGCATTCTGCGGACTAAACAATCCGATTGAAGAAGAATTGCCGTACGAAGAGATCACCGCGACCGAGCTAGATCGCTGGATAAAAGCTCAGGCTGAACTTCAGATCATCGATGTCCGCGAACCGCACGAATTTGAATTTGCGAGCATTCCCGGGGCTCAACTGATTCCCTTAGGCCAGATCGTTAACCGCATCTGTGAGATACCGAAAGGCAAGACGACCGTTGTCCAGTGTAAAGGCGGTGTTCGAAGTGCGAAAGCGATCGGCTATCTGCAGGATGCGGGGTTTGAAGGCCGGCTGGTGAATCTAAGAGGCGGTATAACCGCGTGGTCGAACCATGTCGACCCGACAGTTCCAAAGTATTGA
- the metX gene encoding homoserine O-acetyltransferase: protein MSTRQFQSIEVTKMFEVDFTFNEPFTLESGEVLPEVKLRATIYGRLNADRSNAVLVFHALTGSSRIGDWWNGLMCDGCALDTSEFAFVCVNYLGSSYGSTSASTLKKRRAKSGRSELPIVTLRDIARTNVILLEHLGITKVHAVVGGSVGGMLALQFAADFPDIAEHCISIAATPLSAMGLALNHLQRQAIKQNDLEMARKIAVVSYKSPRKFGERFGRNPNRNGENPHENYGDRFDVGGYLDHQGDLFRDRFEIDSYELITKAMDLFDMSDADIRRIKAKVSLVGISSDWLFPANDVRELTQRLIHHGVNAGYFEIDSEDGHDAFLSDTAETSRVLRRILRDDAESVSGHFFAHKRNVASAAGCYKIL from the coding sequence ATGTCGACCCGACAGTTCCAAAGTATTGAGGTAACAAAGATGTTTGAGGTAGATTTCACATTTAACGAACCGTTCACGCTCGAATCAGGCGAGGTTTTGCCTGAGGTCAAACTGCGGGCGACCATTTACGGCCGTCTCAACGCCGACCGTTCGAATGCCGTGCTTGTTTTCCATGCTCTGACCGGCAGCTCGCGAATTGGCGACTGGTGGAACGGGCTGATGTGTGACGGGTGTGCTCTCGATACGTCAGAATTTGCGTTCGTCTGTGTGAACTACCTCGGTTCGAGCTATGGTTCGACGAGTGCCAGCACATTAAAGAAACGACGGGCAAAAAGCGGCAGGAGCGAACTGCCGATCGTCACTTTGCGCGATATTGCCCGAACAAATGTAATTCTGCTCGAGCATTTGGGTATAACGAAAGTTCACGCCGTGGTCGGCGGCAGCGTGGGTGGGATGCTTGCGTTGCAGTTTGCGGCTGATTTCCCTGATATCGCGGAGCATTGCATTTCGATCGCCGCAACACCGCTATCTGCGATGGGCCTAGCCCTTAATCACCTTCAGCGGCAGGCGATCAAGCAGAACGATCTTGAAATGGCGCGAAAGATCGCGGTCGTCTCATACAAATCACCGCGAAAGTTCGGAGAGAGGTTTGGGCGAAATCCGAATCGAAATGGCGAGAATCCGCACGAGAATTATGGCGATCGGTTTGATGTCGGCGGCTATCTCGATCATCAGGGCGACTTGTTCCGTGATCGTTTTGAGATCGACAGTTACGAACTGATAACCAAGGCGATGGACCTGTTCGATATGTCGGACGCCGACATTCGCAGGATAAAGGCAAAGGTCTCACTCGTTGGCATCTCAAGCGACTGGCTGTTTCCAGCGAATGATGTCCGGGAATTAACCCAGCGTCTGATACATCACGGTGTTAATGCGGGGTATTTTGAGATCGATTCTGAAGACGGCCACGATGCGTTTTTGAGCGATACGGCGGAAACGTCGCGGGTTTTGCGTCGAATACTGAGAGACGATGCGGAAAGCGTGTCCGGGCATTTTTTCGCTCATAAGAGGAACGTTGCGTCGGCAGCCGGCTGTTACAAGATCTTATGA
- a CDS encoding cysteine synthase family protein, which produces MKINDLAAFQNHFSAVPVKSGYVENLIGNTPLLAVHFHFKGERRTIFAKAEHLNLSGSIKDRMAFHILKSAYRDDMIRKGDIIAEATSGNTGISFSAIGHAFGNPVHVFMPEWMSKERIALIKSYGADVTLVSHEQGGFVGSIELADAFKYERRRVFLPHQFSNLANAEAHYLTTGPEIWEQLQKVGFEPDAFVAGVGTGGTIMGTGAFLREQNPDIKIHPLEPLESPTLSTGHKVGSHRIQGISDEFIPAICDLDKLDEVISVSDGDSILMAQKLAASLGLAVGISSGANFLGALIALEKLGKDAVVATVFSDDNKKYLSTDLVRDEPVKAEYLSPHIELFGYQSISRTGAISAADI; this is translated from the coding sequence ATGAAAATCAACGACCTCGCAGCGTTTCAGAACCATTTCAGTGCCGTTCCTGTAAAGTCAGGCTATGTTGAGAATTTGATCGGCAACACACCTTTGCTTGCCGTTCATTTTCATTTCAAAGGCGAACGGCGGACGATCTTTGCAAAAGCGGAACATCTGAATCTGTCCGGAAGCATCAAAGACCGGATGGCGTTCCATATCCTGAAGTCAGCTTATCGCGACGATATGATCCGCAAAGGCGATATCATCGCTGAGGCGACGAGCGGGAATACGGGGATCTCGTTCTCGGCCATCGGTCATGCCTTTGGTAACCCGGTGCACGTTTTCATGCCTGAGTGGATGAGCAAGGAGCGCATTGCACTGATCAAGAGTTATGGTGCCGATGTGACGCTGGTTAGCCATGAACAGGGCGGATTTGTCGGAAGTATCGAGTTGGCTGACGCCTTTAAATACGAGCGTCGACGGGTTTTTCTGCCCCATCAGTTCTCTAATCTTGCGAACGCTGAGGCTCATTACCTGACGACCGGACCTGAGATCTGGGAGCAATTGCAGAAGGTCGGTTTCGAGCCCGACGCATTTGTTGCAGGTGTTGGAACGGGCGGAACGATCATGGGAACGGGAGCGTTTTTGCGGGAACAGAATCCTGATATTAAGATCCATCCGCTCGAACCGCTTGAATCGCCAACGCTTTCGACGGGCCACAAGGTCGGCAGTCATCGCATTCAGGGCATCTCGGACGAGTTTATTCCCGCGATCTGTGATCTCGATAAACTGGACGAAGTGATAAGCGTCTCGGATGGCGATTCGATATTGATGGCGCAAAAACTTGCCGCAAGTCTTGGGCTAGCGGTAGGGATCTCGTCGGGAGCGAATTTCCTGGGAGCGTTGATCGCTCTCGAAAAGCTCGGAAAAGATGCAGTCGTCGCGACTGTTTTTTCGGATGACAACAAGAAGTATCTGAGTACGGATCTCGTAAGAGACGAACCAGTGAAGGCGGAATATCTGTCGCCGCACATTGAGCTTTTCGGATATCAATCCATCAGCCGGACGGGAGCGATCTCGGCTGCGGATATCTGA